Proteins from one Natrinema salinisoli genomic window:
- a CDS encoding DUF5906 domain-containing protein, whose protein sequence is MPRDERHDRGDDEEQLPDMNADDALDGVTTADSIDSNDDVDLGVDMDAGDVNELDPVVNSDGTVVAHPVGLEALADPESGKYACIECDARSGSEHAAKVHFGKSHPNHDPDDDVDTGASSASVDVDIVEVANEYIDERIREAGLASDPSDHDYGDVPDVDGVTLRAAKHTHSRFTDVVVAVENGVDTGDVLDVIEAMPHGSQDAKIGSVYIIIADRPQNLHGAYDDLQGSLSDYGHVTDVMGVEADGSVVTAEPPVTPDETDDAEDWSDLDIGTTDDDDDGGAVDDDEITWGDVRDAYANARVQASPVTRNDARDRVVAVLESECEWMSIVERSEPGKYDLWHLTGDGWQEDGYTHVETQMRTELGAIASDTEVGHIVAQLATVNYVEQEETNARHLDETFIPVGNGVINVDDIEYDPATMTIDWDTVTVQDMDSEHRFLYRVETDWDPENADLDGLDEWLETITRTDEERRLIWEFAGHSAHPRYPADGFTVFNGRGGSGKSQTLEVIKAMLGGSNVAVETMQSIQTERFAGRRVVDKRANINTELEGTKMPSIGTLKTFSAGEEVSVEGKGTAAFDALNDATMMFASDSPPAFPQSNRAVGRRVYPVEFPCIYKSDPDPDNPLELQSRPKGKVQDELQADARLKAALMRAVEGLVRILREGDFTSELTENERLEKYESFADPIRDSVRECVQPCSDGVIESGDLERTLGAYMDMAGHDGKKMQQIWNVMQEMTDIPVTKDRTRTFAEDKEKHTVYEGIGFTDAALEHCVPDSAYWGEYTDQDDVEDDEFEGVELGEITDPGRYDAVKVTVASVEDEPAPWLHDQGVLMDDSHSLRYEVQSGISLDEGEVYVLRDVIVAKDEADLKMQLIDGMTDVFRIEERDDEQDAAVEDPETGDSPGYADDSEDSGTVEEPAYRDGDGDEADDRVTVKDIVSNVEDAHDDGAPVDKVIELAMHDAGLDRGEVEHKLEKLRHTGDVYEPSKNLLRVV, encoded by the coding sequence ATGCCACGAGACGAGCGGCACGATCGTGGCGATGACGAGGAGCAGTTACCGGACATGAACGCGGACGACGCGCTGGACGGTGTGACGACCGCGGACAGCATCGACTCCAACGACGACGTTGACCTGGGTGTTGACATGGACGCCGGTGACGTGAACGAGTTAGACCCGGTGGTGAACAGTGACGGGACGGTCGTCGCCCACCCGGTCGGTCTTGAAGCGCTCGCAGACCCTGAATCAGGGAAGTACGCGTGCATCGAGTGTGACGCTCGGTCCGGAAGCGAGCACGCGGCGAAGGTTCACTTCGGGAAATCACACCCGAACCACGACCCCGACGACGACGTTGACACGGGCGCGAGTTCCGCGTCAGTGGACGTGGACATCGTCGAAGTTGCGAACGAGTACATCGATGAGCGTATTCGGGAAGCCGGACTCGCATCGGACCCGAGCGACCACGACTACGGTGACGTGCCGGACGTGGACGGCGTGACGCTTCGCGCGGCGAAGCACACGCACTCGCGGTTCACGGACGTCGTCGTTGCGGTCGAGAACGGCGTGGATACCGGTGACGTTCTCGATGTCATCGAGGCAATGCCGCACGGGTCACAGGATGCGAAGATAGGGTCCGTGTACATAATCATCGCTGACCGCCCGCAGAACCTTCACGGAGCGTACGACGACCTGCAGGGTAGTCTCAGTGATTACGGGCACGTGACCGACGTGATGGGAGTCGAAGCTGACGGCAGTGTCGTCACCGCGGAACCACCAGTCACCCCGGACGAAACAGACGATGCGGAAGACTGGAGTGACTTAGATATCGGCACGACCGACGATGACGACGACGGTGGTGCTGTCGATGACGATGAGATAACGTGGGGCGACGTCCGCGACGCGTACGCGAACGCTCGCGTACAAGCGTCACCGGTCACTCGGAACGACGCTCGTGACCGAGTCGTCGCCGTGCTCGAAAGTGAATGCGAGTGGATGAGTATCGTTGAACGGTCGGAACCCGGGAAGTACGACTTGTGGCATCTCACCGGCGACGGGTGGCAAGAAGACGGGTACACGCACGTTGAAACGCAGATGCGGACCGAGCTCGGTGCAATCGCATCGGACACGGAAGTCGGTCACATCGTCGCGCAGTTGGCGACCGTGAATTACGTCGAGCAGGAGGAAACGAACGCCCGGCACCTCGATGAAACGTTCATCCCGGTCGGGAATGGTGTCATCAACGTAGACGACATCGAGTACGACCCGGCGACGATGACAATCGACTGGGACACCGTCACCGTGCAGGACATGGACTCGGAACACCGGTTCCTGTACAGAGTTGAAACTGACTGGGATCCCGAGAACGCGGACCTGGACGGACTCGATGAATGGCTCGAAACCATTACTCGCACCGACGAAGAACGACGGTTAATCTGGGAGTTCGCCGGGCACTCGGCGCACCCAAGGTACCCAGCGGACGGGTTCACCGTGTTCAACGGGCGCGGCGGGTCGGGTAAGTCACAGACGCTCGAAGTGATTAAAGCGATGCTCGGCGGTTCGAACGTCGCGGTTGAGACGATGCAATCGATTCAAACCGAGCGGTTCGCCGGTCGGCGAGTTGTCGATAAGCGCGCGAACATCAACACCGAGTTAGAAGGCACGAAAATGCCGAGTATCGGGACGCTCAAGACGTTCAGTGCTGGTGAGGAAGTGAGTGTCGAGGGGAAGGGAACCGCGGCATTCGACGCGCTTAACGACGCGACGATGATGTTCGCGTCAGATTCCCCGCCGGCGTTCCCGCAGTCGAACCGCGCGGTTGGTCGCCGGGTGTACCCGGTCGAGTTCCCGTGCATCTACAAGAGCGACCCGGACCCCGACAATCCGCTCGAACTCCAGTCACGACCGAAAGGCAAGGTGCAGGACGAGTTGCAGGCGGACGCGCGACTCAAAGCCGCGTTGATGCGTGCCGTGGAAGGGCTCGTGCGAATACTCCGTGAGGGTGATTTCACGAGCGAGCTCACCGAGAACGAGCGCTTGGAGAAGTACGAGTCGTTCGCCGACCCCATCCGCGACTCGGTACGCGAGTGCGTGCAGCCGTGCAGTGACGGTGTCATCGAGTCCGGTGACCTTGAAAGGACGCTCGGTGCGTACATGGATATGGCTGGGCACGACGGGAAGAAGATGCAGCAAATCTGGAACGTCATGCAGGAAATGACGGACATCCCAGTCACCAAGGACCGCACGCGGACCTTCGCTGAAGATAAGGAGAAGCACACGGTTTACGAAGGCATCGGGTTCACCGACGCCGCGCTGGAGCACTGTGTCCCTGATTCGGCGTACTGGGGCGAGTACACGGACCAGGACGACGTCGAGGACGACGAGTTCGAAGGCGTGGAACTCGGTGAAATCACTGACCCCGGTCGGTACGACGCGGTGAAAGTCACGGTCGCGTCAGTGGAAGATGAACCGGCACCGTGGCTGCACGACCAGGGTGTCCTGATGGATGACAGTCACTCGCTCCGGTACGAGGTGCAGTCTGGGATCTCGCTCGATGAAGGCGAGGTGTACGTGCTCCGTGACGTCATCGTAGCGAAGGACGAAGCGGACCTGAAGATGCAACTCATCGACGGGATGACTGACGTGTTCCGCATCGAGGAGCGGGATGACGAGCAGGACGCCGCAGTGGAAGACCCGGAGACTGGTGACTCGCCCGGATACGCAGACGACAGTGAAGACTCAGGAACGGTTGAGGAACCCGCGTACCGTGACGGTGACGGCGACGAAGCCGATGACAGGGTGACGGTGAAGGACATCGTCAGCAACGTGGAAGACGCGCACGATGACGGTGCGCCGGTCGATAAAGTCATCGAGCTCGCAATGCACGACGCCGGTCTCGACCGCGGTGAAGTCGAGCACAAGTTGGAGAAACTCCGGCACACGGGCGACGTGTACGAACCGTCGAAAAACCTGTTGAGGGTGGTCTAA
- a CDS encoding S24/S26 family peptidase produces MNTDRVATIAALAVLCTVLAALTVIAAHPDFRTATGDSMEPTMNAPIVAHCTDVHPDDIAVDDIVSVNIDGEDIMHRVKTLNGDRLQTAGDGRESSDKWSHVDDVNCRVDAWWSLDPTEYID; encoded by the coding sequence ATGAACACGGACCGCGTCGCCACGATCGCCGCACTCGCCGTTCTCTGCACTGTCCTCGCCGCGCTCACCGTCATCGCCGCCCACCCGGACTTTCGGACCGCCACGGGCGATTCGATGGAACCAACGATGAACGCACCCATCGTCGCTCACTGCACCGACGTCCACCCTGACGATATCGCAGTCGATGACATCGTCTCCGTGAATATCGATGGGGAAGACATCATGCATCGAGTGAAAACGCTGAACGGTGACCGGCTACAAACAGCTGGCGACGGGCGGGAATCGAGCGATAAGTGGTCGCACGTCGATGATGTTAACTGCCGCGTCGATGCGTGGTGGTCACTCGACCCAACCGAGTACATCGACTGA